From one Solanum lycopersicum chromosome 12, SLM_r2.1 genomic stretch:
- the LOC101255862 gene encoding protein GET4, whose product MFRERVRRVIQPPAQENIDKLEKVVKEGNYYGAQQMYKSTSARYASAERYSDALNVLQSGACLQLDKAQITCGAELSLLFAETLAKSKVPYDEDTLDRVRKIFRKFPRHSVPQHLELADDDDLQKLSEAIAAAKTRVEGCSSFLKAAIKWSAEFGAHRYGSPELHDMLADYMYSESPEVDIGKVSFHFVRGKNPKKFASALVNFMGKCYPGEDDLAIVRAVLMYLSLGNLRDANKLMDEVKMEVELKHLHFPSSELTQYVNYLLLTLQRDALPLFNMLRQTYKSSIDRESMFNELLDDIAEKFYGVRRRNPLEGIGDFFKMMGGD is encoded by the exons ATGTTTAGGGAAAGAGTCAGACGAGTGATACAACCACCAGCTCAAGAG AATATTGATAAGTTAGAGAAGGTTGTGAAAGAGGGGAATTATTATGGAGCTCAACAAATGTATAAATCTACTAGTGCTAG ATATGCGTCTGCTGAGAGATACTCTGATGCCTTGAATGTTCTTCAGTCTGGTGCTTGTTTGCAATTAGACAAGGCCCAG ATTACCTGTGGGGCAGAGCTTTCTTTGCTCTTTGCTGAAACACTTGCAAAATCAAAAGTTCCATATGACGAAGACACACTTG ATCGTGTCAGGAAAATCTTCAGGAAGTTTCCTCGGCATTCTGTGCCACAACATTTGGAGCTTGCAGATGATGATGACTTGCAAAAACTTTCTGAAGCCATTGCGGCAGCCAAAACACGAGTAGAAGGCTGTTCATCCTTTCTGAAAGCCGCTATCAA GTGGTCAGCAGAATTTGGCGCTCATCGATATGGATCTCCAGAGCTGCATGACATGCTGGCAGATTATATGTACTCAGAGTCTCCTGAAGTG GACATCGGTAAAGTATCTTTTCATTTTGTGAGAGGAAAGAACCCAAAGAAATTTGCTTCAGCTCTTGTAAACTTCATGGGCAAG TGCTATCCAGGAGAAGATGATTTGGCTATCGTGCGGGCTGTTCTGAT GTACTTGTCTTTGGGAAACCTAAGAGATGCTAACAAGCTCATGGATGAGGTGAAAATGGAAGTCGAATTGAAACATCTTCACTTTCCTAGCTCAGAATTAACACAGTATGTGAACTACCTCCTCCTGAC GTTGCAGAGGGATGCTTTACCTTTGTTTAACATGCTGAGACAAACCTACAAGTCTAGTATAGATAGAGAATCTATGTTTAATGAA TTGCTAGATGATATTGCAGAGAAGTTCTATGGCGTTCGACGTAGAAATCCTCTTGAGGGGATTGGAGATTTCTTTAAG ATGATGGGAGGCGATTAA